The genomic interval GGCGCCCACGAGTTCCGCCGTGCGGCCCACGGACACGAAGCCCACCGCGGTCACCGTCGACGTGGATGACATGAAGTTCTCACCCGATACCGTGACCGTGCGAGTGGGCGACACCGTGACGTGGAAGTTCGCCGACAAGGTGCCGCATTCGGTGCAGGGCATCGGCGACAAGGCGATGGGCATCAACAGCCCCATCTTCGATCAGGGCGAGTGGAGCTACACCTTCACCATGCCGGGGACCTACCGCTACCTGTGCTCGCTGCACCCCGAGATGCGG from Nocardia goodfellowii carries:
- a CDS encoding cupredoxin domain-containing protein, translated to MLFDSRVKSLRVATGFAVLGMLLTGCGSEDSGSPTTTTAAPTSSAVRPTDTKPTAVTVDVDDMKFSPDTVTVRVGDTVTWKFADKVPHSVQGIGDKAMGINSPIFDQGEWSYTFTMPGTYRYLCSLHPEMRGTVTVN